A DNA window from Clavibacter sepedonicus contains the following coding sequences:
- a CDS encoding putative quinol monooxygenase — MTATVLYAEFTALPGHEEQVARMIADLAELVRAEPGNVVFEPYRRVEDPARFVVHEVYRDEAAFQAHIGASYGADFNAALGPLIVEDGSQLTFLAPV, encoded by the coding sequence CCACGGTGCTGTACGCGGAGTTCACGGCGCTGCCCGGCCACGAGGAGCAGGTCGCGCGGATGATCGCGGACCTCGCCGAGCTGGTGCGCGCCGAGCCGGGGAACGTCGTGTTCGAGCCGTATCGGCGGGTGGAGGATCCGGCGCGCTTCGTGGTGCACGAGGTCTACCGCGACGAGGCCGCGTTCCAGGCGCACATCGGGGCGTCGTACGGGGCCGACTTCAACGCCGCGCTCGGGCCGCTGATCGTGGAGGACGGGTCGCAGCTCACGTTCCTCGCGCCCGTCTGA